One region of Ornithorhynchus anatinus isolate Pmale09 chromosome X5, mOrnAna1.pri.v4, whole genome shotgun sequence genomic DNA includes:
- the LURAP1L gene encoding leucine rich adaptor protein 1-like isoform X1, producing MPRLKAVEGENICRSPYYCRDVVELLCIAKAPSAVLKSHGGPPSPRPGRHRAEAGTQSAREPGALSAGGRASNPGRGKGQGSGQQLPSLLFVLLCPSHRPCATLQLERIGEVGDQAAPPQAGDGIPQVTTTLGKEPILFDTFPRVTTTLQYILYCLMLCPRIRPTGPHCFGRALQVNLRATDVQLMRQLLIINESIESIKWVIEEKGTIMSRGSSLSGSLCSLLESQSTSIRGSCNSLQDYSDGLDGISVGSYLDTLADDVPGHQTPSDLDQFSDSSLIEDTQTKPKHPKVDSDYYCFG from the exons ATGCCGCGGCTGAAGGCGGTGGAGGGAGAGAACATCTGCCGCTCCCCCTATTACTGCCGAGACGTCGTAGAGCTCCTTTGCATCGCCAAAGCCCCGTCTGCTGTTTTAAAGAGCCATGGAGGACCACCCTctcccagacctgggagacaTCGAGCTGAAGCTGGGACGCAAAGTGCCCGAGAGCCTGGTGCGCTCTCTGCGGGGGGAAGAGCCTCTAACCCGGGACGTGGAAAAGGAcaaggatccgggcagcagcttccctccctcctcttcgtcctcctctgCCCCAGCCACCGGCCCTGCGCGACGCTCCAACTCGAGCGCATTGGAGAGGTTGGAGACCAAGCTGCACCTCCTCAAGCGGGAGATG gcaTACCCCAAGTTACAACCACTCTGGGGAAAGAACCAATATTGTTTGATACTTTTCCCCGGGTTACAACCACCCTTCAATACATCCTATATTGTTTGATGCTTTGCCCACGTATACGCCCGACCGGCCCCCACTGTTTTGGCCGAGCGCTACAG GTTAACCTCAGAGCCACTGATGTGCAGCTCATGCGTCAACTGCTCATCATCAATGAGAGCATTGAATCCATTAAATGGGTGATTGAAGAAAAGGGCACCATCATGAGCCGAGGCAGCAGTCTGAGTGGCAGCCTATGCAGCCTGTTGGAGAGCCAGAGCACCTCAATTCGAGGGAGCTGCAATAGCTTGCAAGACTACAGTGATGGACTGGATGGCATCTCCGTGGGAAGCTACCTGGACACTTTGGCAGATGATGTTCCCGGTCACCAGACCCCATCAGATTTGGACCAGTTCAGTGACTCTTCCCTAATAGAGGACACACAGACAAAACCGAAGCACCCCAAAGTAGATTCTGACTACTACTGCTTTGGCTAA
- the LURAP1L gene encoding leucine rich adaptor protein 1-like isoform X2 has protein sequence MEDHPLPDLGDIELKLGRKVPESLVRSLRGEEPLTRDVEKDKDPGSSFPPSSSSSSAPATGPARRSNSSALERLETKLHLLKREMVNLRATDVQLMRQLLIINESIESIKWVIEEKGTIMSRGSSLSGSLCSLLESQSTSIRGSCNSLQDYSDGLDGISVGSYLDTLADDVPGHQTPSDLDQFSDSSLIEDTQTKPKHPKVDSDYYCFG, from the exons ATGGAGGACCACCCTctcccagacctgggagacaTCGAGCTGAAGCTGGGACGCAAAGTGCCCGAGAGCCTGGTGCGCTCTCTGCGGGGGGAAGAGCCTCTAACCCGGGACGTGGAAAAGGAcaaggatccgggcagcagcttccctccctcctcttcgtcctcctctgCCCCAGCCACCGGCCCTGCGCGACGCTCCAACTCGAGCGCATTGGAGAGGTTGGAGACCAAGCTGCACCTCCTCAAGCGGGAGATG GTTAACCTCAGAGCCACTGATGTGCAGCTCATGCGTCAACTGCTCATCATCAATGAGAGCATTGAATCCATTAAATGGGTGATTGAAGAAAAGGGCACCATCATGAGCCGAGGCAGCAGTCTGAGTGGCAGCCTATGCAGCCTGTTGGAGAGCCAGAGCACCTCAATTCGAGGGAGCTGCAATAGCTTGCAAGACTACAGTGATGGACTGGATGGCATCTCCGTGGGAAGCTACCTGGACACTTTGGCAGATGATGTTCCCGGTCACCAGACCCCATCAGATTTGGACCAGTTCAGTGACTCTTCCCTAATAGAGGACACACAGACAAAACCGAAGCACCCCAAAGTAGATTCTGACTACTACTGCTTTGGCTAA